Proteins from one Bufo gargarizans isolate SCDJY-AF-19 chromosome 8, ASM1485885v1, whole genome shotgun sequence genomic window:
- the CDIPT gene encoding CDP-diacylglycerol--inositol 3-phosphatidyltransferase — MAEENIFLFVPNLIGYARILFAFVAFFFMPSSPLVASTFYLLSGLLDAFDGHAARALNQGTKFGAMLDMLTDRCATMCLLVNLSLLYPSYTLLFQLSMSLDIASHWLHLHSSILKGSDSHKTIDLSGNPVLRLYYTSRPVLFFMCAGNELFYCMLYLLHFTEGPAVMLGPLGAVGLFRLLIWLCCPVSLLKSLISLLHLVTASCNMAALDSAERAKKK, encoded by the exons GTTATGCCCGGATACTTTTTGCCTTTGTTGCTTTCTTTTTCATGCCGAGCTCCCCCCTGGTGGCGTCCACCTTCTACCTGCTCAGCGGCCTCCTGGACGCCTTTGATGGACATGCAGCACGAGCACTTAACCAAG GCACCAAGTTTGGAGCCATGCTGGACATGCTGACCGACCGCTGTGCCACCATGTGTCTCCTGGTCAATCTGTCCCTGCTGTACCCATCGTACACCCTGCTATTCCAGCTGAGTATGAGCCTGGACAttgccagtcactggctgcaccTCCACAG CTCAATCCTGAAGGGCAGCGACAGCCACAAGACTATCGACCTGTCGGGGAACCCTGTGCTGCGGCTGTATTACACCTCCCGG CCGGTCCTGTTCTTCATGTGTGCCGGGAATGAACTCTTCTACTGCATGTTGTACCTGCTGCACTTCACCGAGGGACCAGCAG TCATGTTGGGGCCCCTCGGGGCGGTCGGACTcttccgcctcctcatctggctCTGCTGTCCGGTGTCTCTGCTGAAGTCTCTGATCAGCCTGCTGCACCTGGTGACTGCCTCCTGCAACATGGCCGCCCTGGACAGCGCTGAGCGGGCCAAGAAGAAGTGA